DNA sequence from the Candidatus Zixiibacteriota bacterium genome:
TCTCTTGGAGTCAAACGGCCATCAGGTCGTTCTCTGGGAATTCAATCCGGCTGATTACAAGACTCTTCTGGCGCACCGGATGCATGATAAAAAACTTCCCGGCATCCGAATTGCCGATAATATCAGAATCAGCAATCATCTGCCGGAGGTGGTCGAAGAATCTCACTATCTGGTGTTGGCGGTGCCGGTGCAGACGATGCGCCAGGTCTGTGTCGCTTTGAATGATATTATCACCGGCGATAAGGTCTTTGTCAATCTCGCCAAAGGGATTGAAATCGGCTCCCTCCTGCGGGTCTCGCAGATCATCCGCTCTGTCATTGAGGCCGCCGAGGAGACCGATATTGCTGTTCTCTCCGGACCCAGCCACGCCGAAGAGGTGGCGCGTCAACTCCCCACATCGGTCGTGGCGGCATCTGTTAATCAGCGATTGGCGTCAGAGATTCAGAATATCTTCAGCAATAAATATTTTCGGGTATATCGCTCGGCTGATATGGTCGGCGTCGAAATCGGCGGCGCCCTCAAAAACGTCATCGCGATAGCCTCCGGAATCACCCAGGGTCTGGGCTTCGGCGACAACACCACCGGCGCCTTGATTACCCGGGGACTGGCGGAAATTACCCGCATGGGTGTCCGTCTGGGCGCCGACCCGCTGACCTTCTCCGGCCTCTCCGGAATCGGCGATTTGGTTACTACCTGTATCTCGCGACACTCCCGGAACCGCTATGTCGGCGACCGTATCGGGAAAGGGGAGAAGCTCCGCGAGATTTTGAGCGGAATGGCAATGGTTGCCGAAGGGGTCGATACCTGCCGCTCGGCAAAAGCGCTGGCGGAGAAACACGACGTCGAGATGCCTATTACTGGTGAAGTATATAAAGTCCTGTTTGAAGATAAACCTCCGATAAAAGCGTTAGGCGACCTGATGACGCGCACGCTAAAAGAAGAAGTCTGGAACTAAGATACAGAAAGGTTATTATGCCCCGCCGCAAAAGTAAAATGGAGGAAAAACTGTACTACTCCATAAGTGAAGTGGCGCATATGACGCATCTGGAACCGTATGTGCTCCGCTTCTGGGAAAAAGAATTCCCCATGCTGAAACCCAAAAAAAACCGCGGGGGGAATCGGGTCTACCAGAAACATGATATCGAACTGATTAACCAGATTAAACAGCTGCTTTACAAGGAAAACTACACCATCGAGGGAGCCCGCAATCGCCTTAAAGGGATTAAGCCGACCGATGAGCGCAAAGAACTTCTGGCTTCGGCGAAATTCCGCACCCTCATCGCCGATATTCGCAGGGAGATTGAGAGTCTTCTTAAACTTTTCCCTTGCCTTTTCGGCTCACCCCGTTAGATTAGGTCAGTTGTCGGGGAGTAGCGCAGTTTGGTTTAGCGCACTCGCTTGGGGTGCGAGAGGTCGGCAGTTCAAATCTGCTCTCCCCGACCATTATTTTAATGCCTCCAGCCGGGCGTTTGCGGGCGCTTCGGCATTAAGCGGCGCAGCGAGAATCACAAAATGTTCATAGGTCATATCGCGGTCGGACTTGCCTCCAAAAAGATCTCGCCGCGCCTGTCACTCGGAACTCTCTTACTTTCTGTCCAATTCATCGACCTCCTCTGGCCTGTAATGCTGATACTGGGACTGGAAAAAGTCGAAATCGTTCCCGGTATCACCGCCTTTACGCCGCTGGATTTCAAATCGTACCCCATTACCCACAGTCTCCTTATGGTTGTCATCTGGGGACTCGCTTTTGGCTTTGTTTATTTCCTGTTTCGACGTCATCTCCTCAATGCTCTGCTCCTCGGCTTCGGCGTCGTCAGTCACTGGCTTCTCGACCTTCTTACACACCGTCCCGACCTCCCTCTGGCGCCGGGAGTTCCGACTGTAGTCGGACTGGGAGTCTGGAATTTCTTCTGGCTCAGTTTTGTCCTGGAATCCCTGCTTTATGTCATCGGAATATCCCTTTATCTGACCGTTTCCCGCCCCAAAGACCGAACGGGGACATACTCCTTCTGGTCGCTCATTCTCTTTCTCGGGGCTATTTTCATCGCCAATGCCTTCGGTCCTCCTCCGCCCAATGTGAATGCCATCGCCTACGCCGGCCTGGCGCTCTGGCTTCTTCCTCTTTGGGGATACTGGATTGAAAGACATCGGGAACCGCGCCGAAACTGGTGATGTTTCGAAGGCTATGGAGTTAACCCCGTCCAAGGTTCTCATTCTGATTCCAGCCTATAATGCCGCCAATTATCTTCCCCGGCTGGTTCCGCGCATCCGCCTTTCGGTCCCTGATTCCGACCTCTTGATTATAAATGATGGCTCCTCCGACAATACCGCCGAATTGCTTCCGACTTTGGGCATAACCTGTCTGGAAAATGTCCCCAATCAGGGAAAAGGTTTTACTCTGAAGCGGGGCGCCGATTATGCTCTGGAAAATGGGTATCGCCATATCGTCACTATTGATGCCGACCTCCAGCATCTTCCCGAAGAAATCCCTCGCCTGCTGGAAAAGACAGAGCGCTCTGATATTGTCATCGGTACCAGAAAAATTACCCTTCGCGTTATGCCCTTCGCCCGCTGGCTTACCAATAATCTTACTTCCATCATAATCTCAGTCTTCAGCGGGCAGAGGGTGCGCGACTCCCAGTCCGGTTTTCGCCTTATTGCCACTGAAATTCTGGCGCAGACTAAAGTCCAATCGGTAAAATATGATTATGAATCCGAACTCCTGTTTCAGGCCGGGGCGCTCGGCGCCCGTATCGGCGAGGCCGCCATTTCGACCGTCTATGAAGGCTCACACTCATATATAAATCCGCTCAAAGATACCGGGCGGTTCATACGACAGATTTGGAAACGAATTATTCTCTAATTGTGGAACGAGACGATGTTAATCCTGCTTACTAATGACGACGGCATTTACGCCGATGGACTGCTGTCCCTTGAAAAGGAACTCCGCCGGATCGCCGACGTAATTCTGGTTGCGCCGGACCGGGAGCAGTCAGCCTCCAGTCACTCTCTCACTCTCACACGCCCGCTGCGGCTTCACGCCCGCGGCGAGAAACGGTATATCTGTGATGGCACTCCTACCGACTGCGTTATGCTCGCCGTGCATGGGCTCCTCAAGCATAAACTTCCCGACCTCCTCATTTCCGGCATCAACCATGGCGGAAATATGGGGGAAGATGTTACCTATTCCGGCACCGTCGCCGCCGCCATAGAAGGCTCCATTCTGGGGATACCGTCCATTGCCGTATCCAACACCGACAGTGAAAATAATAAGTCATTTGTCGCCGCCGCCAGATTTATCGCCCGCTTTGTTCGTCAGGTCGACAAACTCGATCTGCCGGTCGAAACCTTCCTCAATATCAATTTACCCCGGCTGAAAAACCGGGGGTACGACAAATATCGCTTCACCCGACTGGGGAAGAGGGTCTATCAGGATATTATCATCGAAAAGACCGACCCGCGCGGCAAGAATTACTACTGGATTGCCGGCAAATCAACCTGGAGCCGGGTCGAGGGCTCCGATTTTGAGGCGGTTTCTTCTGGATATGTCTCCATATCCCCTTTGAGGCTTGATTTCACCGACTACGGTGCTATCGAACTGATGAACCGTCAAAAGTTCCGTATTTAGTCCTGCGGGATAAAGCATTTTCATAATCCCCTTGACTTGCCCGGACTAATATGTATTTTAAGTCGGTTTTTGGTGAATCGGGGCGTAGCGCAGCCTGGTAGCGCACTTGGTTCGGGACTAAGGAGTCGCTGGTTCAAATCCAGTCGCCCCGATTTTAAATAGTGAGAGAAGAAGTATCCGTTATCTGCCCGCAGGGATAACAATAATCCGGTAACAGAGAGGTTTAACTAATGGCAAAAAAAGAACCGGTCTTTATTGCTGTTATCGGGGCTGGGAAATGTTCAGGAAAACTGAAAGATTTGGCGGAGAAAGTCGGCAAGACGATTGCCGAGAAAGGTGCCATTCTGGTCTGCGGTGGTCTGGGGGGCGTGATGGAAGCGGCCGCCAAGGGTGCCAAATCGAAAAAAGGGGTCACTATTGGGATTCTTCCGGGCGATGACAAAAAGGAAGCAAATCCATTCATAGATTTTGCCATCCCGACCGGAATCGGCGAAGCGCGGAATCTGGTCGTCATTAAATCGGCCGATGCCGTCATTGCGCTGCCGGGGAAATTCGGCACGTTGTCGGAGATGGCATTCGCCCTCAAACTGGATAAACCGGTGATTTCAATTTCATCCTGGAATGTCGATGAAAAAATTGAGCGGATTGAAGACCCGGAGAAAGCGGTGACGAAGGCGATTGAACTGGCAGGGAAATGACGATTGAGTTTTATCGGCGCTACGATAAATGTCAGGGGCGTGGTGCAGGGGGTCGGTTTTCGTTATTGGTGCCATAATAAGGCGCAGCAGATTCCCCTTGTCGGGTATGTCGCAAATCTTCCCGATGGCTCGGTGGAAGTGGTTGCCGAAGGGGAGAGGGGCGTTGTGGAGGAATTCATCAAAATTCTTCGGGTTGGACCAACCTACGCCAATATCACCGATATCAAAATCAACTGGTACGATAAGCCCCGCGGGTACGATAAATTTTTCATAGCACATAAAGGTTAGGGGTCAAATTATGGATTTAAAGGCAGCCATACGCTCCATCCCCGACTTCCCCAGGAAGGGGATTGTCTTTCGCGATATCACCACCCTGATAATCGAGCCGAAAACTTTCAAATCGGCTCTCGACCTGATGGAGAAATTCTGTCGTGACAAAAAAGCCGACAAGATTGTCGCCATCGAGTCGCGCGGTTTCATCTTCGGCGGCGCCCTCTCCGACCGGCTGGGAGTCGGCTTTATTCCGGTGCGCAAGAAAGGGAAACTTCCCGCCAAAACGGTCACTCAGGAATATGAACTGGAATACGGCACCGATATAATTGAAATGCATGCTGATGCCGTCAAGTCGGGGGAGAAGGTGATAGTCATCGATGACCTGGTGGCGACCGGCGGGACGCTTGAAGCGGCTTGCAAGATGATAGAAAAGGTCGGCGGTGAAGTCGCCGGAATTGCCGTCCTTATCGATTTGGCTTTTATCCCCTGGCGGAAAAGGCTTGGCAAATACGATATTCTTACATTAATTCAGTACGATTCTGAGTGAGATTCTGCCCCCGTAGCTCAGAGGATAGAGCAGAGGTTTCCTAAACCTTTGGCCGCAGGTTCAACTCCTGCCGGGGGTATGATATCGCCCCGCATTATCGTCCCGCATCCGAGTCCTGAATTTTCCTGTCTTATTCGACTGATTTATACTCAGCATCTCCTTCTTACACTCCCCATAGGCAGAATAACGGTGATACTACTCGTTGCGGCAG
Encoded proteins:
- the surE gene encoding 5'/3'-nucleotidase SurE, which codes for MLILLTNDDGIYADGLLSLEKELRRIADVILVAPDREQSASSHSLTLTRPLRLHARGEKRYICDGTPTDCVMLAVHGLLKHKLPDLLISGINHGGNMGEDVTYSGTVAAAIEGSILGIPSIAVSNTDSENNKSFVAAARFIARFVRQVDKLDLPVETFLNINLPRLKNRGYDKYRFTRLGKRVYQDIIIEKTDPRGKNYYWIAGKSTWSRVEGSDFEAVSSGYVSISPLRLDFTDYGAIELMNRQKFRI
- a CDS encoding adenine phosphoribosyltransferase — protein: MDLKAAIRSIPDFPRKGIVFRDITTLIIEPKTFKSALDLMEKFCRDKKADKIVAIESRGFIFGGALSDRLGVGFIPVRKKGKLPAKTVTQEYELEYGTDIIEMHADAVKSGEKVIVIDDLVATGGTLEAACKMIEKVGGEVAGIAVLIDLAFIPWRKRLGKYDILTLIQYDSE
- a CDS encoding acylphosphatase gives rise to the protein MSFIGATINVRGVVQGVGFRYWCHNKAQQIPLVGYVANLPDGSVEVVAEGERGVVEEFIKILRVGPTYANITDIKINWYDKPRGYDKFFIAHKG
- a CDS encoding MerR family transcriptional regulator, with product MPRRKSKMEEKLYYSISEVAHMTHLEPYVLRFWEKEFPMLKPKKNRGGNRVYQKHDIELINQIKQLLYKENYTIEGARNRLKGIKPTDERKELLASAKFRTLIADIRREIESLLKLFPCLFGSPR
- a CDS encoding TIGR00725 family protein; this encodes MAKKEPVFIAVIGAGKCSGKLKDLAEKVGKTIAEKGAILVCGGLGGVMEAAAKGAKSKKGVTIGILPGDDKKEANPFIDFAIPTGIGEARNLVVIKSADAVIALPGKFGTLSEMAFALKLDKPVISISSWNVDEKIERIEDPEKAVTKAIELAGK
- a CDS encoding NAD(P)H-dependent glycerol-3-phosphate dehydrogenase; its protein translation is MAEKIAVLGAGSWGIAISNLLESNGHQVVLWEFNPADYKTLLAHRMHDKKLPGIRIADNIRISNHLPEVVEESHYLVLAVPVQTMRQVCVALNDIITGDKVFVNLAKGIEIGSLLRVSQIIRSVIEAAEETDIAVLSGPSHAEEVARQLPTSVVAASVNQRLASEIQNIFSNKYFRVYRSADMVGVEIGGALKNVIAIASGITQGLGFGDNTTGALITRGLAEITRMGVRLGADPLTFSGLSGIGDLVTTCISRHSRNRYVGDRIGKGEKLREILSGMAMVAEGVDTCRSAKALAEKHDVEMPITGEVYKVLFEDKPPIKALGDLMTRTLKEEVWN
- a CDS encoding glycosyltransferase family 2 protein, which translates into the protein MKDIGNRAETGDVSKAMELTPSKVLILIPAYNAANYLPRLVPRIRLSVPDSDLLIINDGSSDNTAELLPTLGITCLENVPNQGKGFTLKRGADYALENGYRHIVTIDADLQHLPEEIPRLLEKTERSDIVIGTRKITLRVMPFARWLTNNLTSIIISVFSGQRVRDSQSGFRLIATEILAQTKVQSVKYDYESELLFQAGALGARIGEAAISTVYEGSHSYINPLKDTGRFIRQIWKRIIL